A region of Candidatus Megaera polyxenophila DNA encodes the following proteins:
- a CDS encoding peptide transporter, whose product MINNINKITRLKLTNSMLESSIFDQLVFNTSVNKAFIFIVNLTSCINNVSTYWEYLSVQEKTKANNYHTEYLSNKYIISHGILRYILSFYTKQHPQKIEFNYSEYGKPFLKNSNIQFNMSHSHNMVSYMITLNYRVGIDIELHDKNLKVEELAGFVLTPEEYKYLSSLKPRDKLNFFYTFWTKKEALVKAIGQGLSYPINTIEVMRLLPGKGILLNDMNNELSQQWYCYEIEVPENYSGAIGIENKIDEIVYLEMNNQQNNF is encoded by the coding sequence ATGATTAACAATATAAATAAAATTACCAGGCTTAAGCTTACTAATAGTATGCTTGAGAGTAGTATTTTCGATCAATTGGTATTTAACACAAGTGTAAATAAAGCATTTATCTTCATCGTAAATTTAACTAGCTGTATAAATAACGTATCCACGTACTGGGAATACCTCTCGGTTCAAGAGAAAACAAAGGCAAACAACTATCATACTGAATATTTAAGTAACAAATACATTATATCACATGGTATTTTAAGGTATATTTTAAGCTTCTACACAAAACAACATCCTCAAAAAATCGAATTTAATTATAGTGAATATGGAAAGCCTTTTTTAAAAAATAGTAATATCCAATTTAATATGTCTCATTCCCATAACATGGTCAGTTATATGATAACTTTAAACTATAGGGTGGGTATCGATATAGAATTACATGATAAAAATCTAAAAGTTGAGGAGCTTGCTGGTTTTGTACTAACCCCAGAGGAATACAAATATTTATCCAGCCTTAAACCTCGAGATAAACTTAATTTTTTTTATACTTTCTGGACCAAAAAGGAAGCTTTAGTAAAGGCTATTGGTCAAGGATTATCTTATCCTATTAATACCATCGAAGTTATGAGATTATTACCTGGTAAAGGCATTCTGCTTAATGATATGAATAATGAACTAAGTCAACAATGGTATTGCTATGAAATAGAAGTCCCTGAAAATTACTCCGGAGCTATTGGAATAGAGAATAAAATAGATGAAATAGTTTATTTAGAAATGAACAATCAACAAAATAATTTTTGA
- a CDS encoding isoprenoid biosynthesis protein → MIRVAVVISGCGHLDGAEIFETVFTLLELDRNNVETRIFAPNQKQHYVINHLTKKEVVEERNVLVESARIARGAIQSLNELQVKDFDALILPGGFGAATSLSDLAFKNENSTVIEDLRKIIIEFYKLSKPIGGICISPVVLVLALKDFAQVKITLGNKNELVAKLGALEEICAADDIVIDWENKLVTTPAFMIDAPLTQIHTGVSRLVNKIIEMHNHIKSLGGINEY, encoded by the coding sequence ATGATAAGAGTCGCCGTAGTAATTTCAGGTTGTGGTCATCTTGATGGAGCTGAAATTTTTGAAACAGTATTTACATTACTTGAACTAGATAGAAATAATGTTGAGACTAGAATTTTTGCTCCGAATCAGAAACAGCATTATGTTATCAATCATTTGACTAAAAAAGAAGTAGTTGAAGAGCGTAACGTCCTTGTTGAATCTGCACGTATTGCTCGTGGAGCAATTCAGTCATTAAATGAATTACAGGTAAAAGATTTTGATGCATTAATTTTGCCTGGAGGGTTCGGAGCAGCTACGAGTTTATCAGACTTAGCATTCAAAAATGAAAATTCCACAGTAATTGAAGATTTACGGAAGATAATCATAGAGTTTTATAAGTTATCAAAGCCTATTGGAGGAATATGTATTTCTCCTGTGGTTTTGGTTTTAGCTTTAAAAGATTTTGCACAAGTAAAAATTACCCTTGGTAATAAAAATGAACTTGTTGCTAAATTGGGGGCATTGGAAGAAATTTGTGCGGCTGATGATATAGTTATAGATTGGGAAAATAAACTGGTTACTACTCCTGCCTTTATGATAGATGCACCATTAACTCAAATACATACGGGAGTTAGTAGACTGGTAAATAAAATCATTGAAATGCATAATCACATAAAATCTCTGGGAGGAATAAATGAGTACTAA
- a CDS encoding thioesterase, producing the protein MSDWFVPFKYNKNSYIRLFCFHYGGGSASAYREWAKDLIDYVDLIAIQLPGRESRFSEPLLDNISDIVNELSLNFHNYLDKPYILFGHSIGALISFEFTRILRKKAMQQPKSLIISGTKAPQVPLKRPPIHRLPSPELIQKIREYNGIPRDIIENKELMDIFLPIIRADFCISETYSYYREPPLACPIMALGGLNDDTFDSQDLLKWQEQTTALFQYELLPGDHFFIKSSYQKVINIVNRILYKEITQFVTLN; encoded by the coding sequence ATGTCAGATTGGTTTGTACCGTTTAAATATAATAAAAATTCCTATATCAGGCTATTTTGTTTTCACTATGGCGGTGGTAGTGCTTCAGCTTACAGAGAATGGGCTAAAGATCTAATTGATTATGTAGATCTAATTGCCATTCAACTACCGGGACGTGAGAGTAGATTCAGTGAACCTTTACTGGATAATATATCAGACATCGTTAATGAATTATCCTTAAATTTTCATAACTACCTTGATAAACCTTATATTCTGTTTGGTCACAGTATTGGAGCATTAATATCGTTTGAATTTACACGCATATTGCGAAAAAAAGCAATGCAGCAACCTAAAAGCTTAATTATATCAGGAACCAAAGCACCACAAGTACCGCTAAAAAGACCCCCTATTCATCGCTTACCAAGTCCAGAACTTATCCAAAAAATTCGTGAATATAATGGAATTCCAAGAGATATAATTGAGAACAAGGAACTGATGGACATATTCCTACCAATAATACGTGCTGATTTCTGTATATCTGAAACCTACAGCTATTATAGAGAACCACCCCTAGCTTGCCCCATAATGGCGTTAGGAGGTCTGAATGATGATACATTTGACTCCCAAGATTTACTAAAATGGCAGGAACAGACTACTGCTTTATTTCAATACGAATTACTACCTGGTGATCACTTTTTTATTAAATCCTCTTACCAAAAAGTGATTAATATAGTAAACAGGATTTTATATAAAGAAATTACGCAGTTTGTCACTTTAAATTAG
- a CDS encoding heat-shock protein Hsp90 — protein MVYEKKTFGAEVDKILHIMIHSLYTNKEIFMRELISNASDACDKLRYLSQITPDLLGNDTTFKITVRIDKDNRNIIIRDNGIGMNKEELIENLGTIAKSGTQNFLQCLSGDAKKDSMLIGQFGVGFYSAFMIAEYITVTSRKAGEERSYTWDSDGLGEYTVADTDREFSRGTEVLIHVKEKEDEYLDHFRLKNIVKSYSDHIAIPIYFINTDNNEIQLNSSSALWTRPKSDITPEQYKEFYKSLSYAMDDPWLIMHNKNEGAIEFTNLLFIPSAKPFDLFNQDRKKSVKLYIKRVFISDENVDLIPNYLRFIRGVVDSEDLPLNISRETLQHNLVLEKIKLSIIQKVINELKKKKEELIEDYLKFWNNFGSVLKEGLCESGFDHEKLLEICMFRSSIHNRLISLDEYISNFKEGQKTIYYLSGDNVDKLLSSPQIEGFLNKGIDVLLFTDPVDNFWVNNYIRYKDYDIKSVTRSNIDLEQDVDKDKGANNDSSKDTKQDEGQYSELIEYFKKVLGNLVKDVKISRKLTSSIACLTVGDSGMDIYTERLLMEQRRSSLPVPKVLEINPKHPIIQRINSDLLAEDQHSIINNEELVKLIFDEACIIEGQLPSNVVEFSRRINNIMEKVLSATETDNKMPIVEAIEFNKSKGASTRKKSTKPKNS, from the coding sequence ATGGTTTACGAGAAAAAAACTTTCGGTGCTGAGGTTGATAAAATCCTGCACATAATGATCCACTCTCTTTATACTAATAAAGAGATCTTTATGCGTGAGTTAATTTCAAATGCATCAGATGCATGTGATAAGTTACGTTATTTATCACAAATTACTCCTGACCTATTAGGAAATGATACTACTTTTAAAATCACAGTGAGAATTGATAAGGACAATAGAAATATTATTATACGTGATAATGGGATTGGTATGAATAAAGAAGAGTTAATAGAAAATCTTGGTACTATAGCAAAATCTGGTACCCAGAATTTTCTTCAGTGCCTTTCCGGTGATGCTAAAAAAGATAGTATGTTGATAGGTCAATTTGGGGTAGGATTTTATTCTGCATTTATGATAGCAGAATATATAACCGTTACCTCCAGAAAAGCAGGAGAGGAAAGAAGTTATACTTGGGATTCTGACGGTTTAGGAGAATATACAGTTGCAGATACAGATAGAGAATTCTCACGTGGTACTGAAGTATTAATTCATGTTAAAGAAAAAGAAGATGAATATCTAGATCATTTTAGGTTAAAAAATATAGTTAAAAGTTATTCTGATCATATAGCAATTCCTATATACTTTATTAATACTGATAATAATGAAATTCAGCTTAACTCTTCATCAGCACTCTGGACTAGGCCAAAATCTGATATTACTCCTGAACAGTATAAGGAATTTTATAAAAGCTTATCTTATGCAATGGATGATCCGTGGTTAATTATGCATAATAAAAATGAAGGAGCCATAGAATTTACTAACTTATTATTTATTCCATCGGCTAAACCTTTTGATTTATTTAATCAGGATCGTAAAAAAAGCGTTAAACTATATATAAAACGAGTTTTTATCTCTGATGAGAATGTTGATTTGATTCCAAATTATTTAAGGTTTATTCGAGGAGTGGTAGATTCAGAAGATTTACCTCTTAATATTAGCCGGGAAACTTTACAACATAATCTAGTACTTGAAAAAATCAAATTATCAATCATACAAAAAGTAATAAATGAGTTAAAAAAGAAAAAAGAGGAATTAATAGAGGATTATCTGAAATTCTGGAATAACTTTGGTAGTGTTTTAAAAGAAGGTCTTTGTGAATCAGGTTTTGATCATGAAAAGCTGCTTGAAATATGTATGTTTAGAAGTAGCATTCATAACAGACTAATCAGCTTGGATGAGTATATAAGTAACTTTAAGGAAGGACAGAAAACCATATATTACCTGAGTGGTGATAATGTTGATAAGTTACTGTCTAGTCCTCAAATTGAAGGTTTCTTAAATAAAGGAATAGATGTACTACTTTTTACTGATCCGGTAGACAATTTCTGGGTAAATAATTATATCAGATATAAAGATTACGATATTAAATCAGTTACTAGAAGTAATATAGATCTGGAACAGGATGTTGATAAAGATAAAGGAGCTAATAATGATTCCTCTAAAGATACCAAGCAAGATGAAGGTCAATACAGTGAGTTAATTGAATATTTTAAAAAAGTGTTGGGTAATTTAGTTAAGGATGTAAAGATATCCAGAAAACTTACTTCGAGTATTGCCTGTCTAACGGTAGGTGATAGTGGTATGGATATATATACAGAAAGGTTATTGATGGAGCAAAGAAGGTCTTCTTTGCCGGTACCTAAAGTATTGGAGATTAACCCTAAACATCCTATAATACAGAGAATCAATAGTGATTTACTTGCTGAAGATCAGCATTCCATTATCAATAATGAAGAGCTGGTCAAGCTTATATTTGATGAAGCATGTATTATTGAAGGTCAGCTTCCATCTAATGTAGTAGAGTTTTCAAGGAGAATTAATAATATTATGGAAAAAGTTCTATCTGCTACAGAGACAGATAATAAGATGCCTATAGTAGAAGCTATCGAATTCAATAAATCTAAAGGTGCTTCTACTAGGAAGAAATCAACTAAGCCAAAAAATTCCTAA
- a CDS encoding inorganic pyrophosphatase, with translation MQIDKITSEKIPDEFNVIIEIPMNDNPVKYELDKESGAIFVDRFMQVSMFYPCNYGFIPNTSSGDGDPVDVLVLSTYPIIPGAVVKCRPVGVLMMEDESGLDEKIIAVPVSKVDISFDNILNITDVADIVKNRIKHFFEHYKDLDKDKWVKVLEWGDIEIAKKLIEEGVKRNLSN, from the coding sequence ATGCAGATAGATAAGATTACATCAGAGAAAATACCGGATGAATTTAATGTGATTATTGAAATCCCTATGAATGATAATCCTGTTAAATATGAACTTGATAAAGAATCCGGTGCTATATTTGTTGATCGGTTTATGCAAGTATCAATGTTTTATCCATGTAATTATGGGTTTATTCCTAATACTTCATCTGGTGATGGGGATCCAGTCGATGTGTTGGTTTTATCTACCTATCCGATTATACCAGGTGCGGTAGTAAAATGCAGGCCTGTTGGAGTATTAATGATGGAGGATGAGTCAGGTCTAGATGAAAAGATTATTGCTGTTCCTGTATCTAAGGTTGACATATCTTTTGATAATATACTAAATATTACTGACGTTGCCGATATTGTAAAGAACAGAATAAAGCATTTCTTTGAACACTATAAAGATCTGGATAAAGATAAGTGGGTAAAAGTTTTAGAGTGGGGTGATATTGAAATAGCAAAAAAGCTAATCGAAGAAGGGGTTAAAAGAAATTTATCTAATTGA
- a CDS encoding mbtH domain protein has product MINELVQRLSEGKHEVVIGHRDEPYEEIKERIEGGYIHIKFTKTRGGTELGINVDLKSTNVKGLDFTKAEGLLHIEGTTNLNYNAVRLIADIDLASRKGEGYLEVVSEEPIKSDSIFN; this is encoded by the coding sequence ATGATAAATGAATTGGTACAAAGATTAAGTGAAGGTAAGCATGAGGTAGTAATAGGACATAGAGATGAACCTTATGAAGAAATAAAAGAGCGTATTGAAGGCGGTTATATACATATCAAATTTACAAAAACCAGGGGTGGTACTGAACTTGGGATTAATGTAGATTTAAAGAGTACAAATGTAAAAGGTTTAGATTTTACTAAAGCAGAAGGTTTGTTACATATTGAAGGTACAACTAATCTGAATTATAATGCTGTCAGACTTATAGCTGATATTGATTTGGCATCTAGAAAAGGAGAAGGATATTTAGAAGTAGTATCTGAAGAACCAATAAAAAGTGATAGTATATTTAATTAA
- a CDS encoding antibiotic synthesis protein MbtH: protein MSEEDNEEYICLINEEEQYSIWFAWKEIPIGWKQVGPKGTKQEVLNYVKEVWTDMRPKSLREQMDKATLN, encoded by the coding sequence ATGTCAGAAGAAGATAATGAAGAATATATATGCCTTATTAATGAAGAGGAGCAATATTCCATATGGTTTGCATGGAAAGAGATACCGATTGGTTGGAAGCAGGTTGGTCCAAAAGGAACTAAGCAAGAGGTTTTAAACTATGTAAAAGAAGTGTGGACCGATATGAGACCTAAGAGTCTTAGAGAACAAATGGATAAAGCTACACTGAATTAA
- a CDS encoding transposase translates to MKNVHILFEKSKRLIFIGKAGLRKVLYMAAVASLRCKPQLKGFYDRLIANHKPPKVALVAVMLKLLKFMHITESVCLAHNKD, encoded by the coding sequence ATGAAAAATGTCCATATATTATTTGAAAAAAGTAAAAGATTAATCTTTATAGGTAAAGCTGGTTTGCGCAAGGTTCTTTATATGGCTGCTGTTGCTTCTCTCAGATGTAAACCACAACTTAAAGGTTTTTATGATCGTCTGATCGCCAATCATAAACCACCTAAAGTTGCTTTGGTTGCTGTTATGCTTAAGCTTCTTAAGTTTATGCATATTACTGAGTCAGTATGTTTGGCCCATAACAAAGACTAA
- a CDS encoding aspartate kinase, with protein MYTSQQHVFKEDKRMLVVAKFGGSSVKDAKAFKQVAKIIENNINIKLVILSAVSGITDKLITIFKLPSNKRKIICQDIVAIHQNIIEELGLNSCDTNKILKPIINELFFLSKFATTDYHLDQLLAIGERLSTIIITELLKSNYKKAIFYDARELIITDKNFGYATPRVKDIKLQCFDKIIPKLKSDDHIIITQGFIGGTREGLSTTLGRGGSDYSAALFAEAINANLLEIYTDVKGVYTGNPNLISNAKLIPYLSYHDMAVLSKFGTKVLHPATIIPCKRMNIPILIKCTFNYKEGGTLIKNRKSTINYSIKAIALLQNQFLITLNRRNNLVLNKIYKILKNYNVKDQLTIQDKKSINIVIDKTKFYTYNTDIYTQKKFFKSLQLIPQINIEKDLALLTLIGKNFIKMSDILQNLIKYMNFPIRILYNQEKFPSISLLVQSDYAQILLEQTHKTFFELKEEELFSVVRSNNGDIDI; from the coding sequence ATGTATACAAGCCAACAACATGTGTTTAAAGAGGATAAGAGAATGTTAGTAGTTGCTAAGTTTGGTGGTAGCAGTGTCAAAGATGCTAAAGCTTTTAAGCAAGTTGCTAAGATTATAGAAAACAATATTAATATAAAGTTAGTTATTCTTAGTGCAGTAAGTGGAATTACTGATAAATTAATTACAATATTTAAACTTCCAAGCAACAAAAGAAAGATAATCTGTCAAGATATTGTTGCTATACATCAAAATATTATTGAGGAGCTAGGATTAAATAGTTGTGATACCAATAAAATTCTAAAACCAATTATCAATGAATTATTTTTTCTTTCAAAATTTGCAACTACAGACTACCATCTAGATCAGTTACTTGCAATAGGTGAACGTTTATCCACTATAATAATAACAGAACTTTTAAAGAGTAATTATAAAAAAGCTATTTTTTATGATGCAAGAGAATTAATAATCACTGATAAGAATTTTGGTTATGCAACTCCAAGGGTAAAAGATATCAAATTACAATGCTTTGATAAAATCATTCCTAAATTAAAATCAGATGACCATATTATAATAACTCAAGGGTTTATAGGTGGTACTAGGGAAGGATTGAGTACAACTCTTGGTCGTGGTGGAAGTGATTATAGTGCAGCTTTATTTGCAGAAGCTATAAACGCTAATTTATTAGAGATATATACTGATGTTAAAGGAGTATATACCGGGAACCCTAATCTTATATCTAACGCAAAATTAATACCTTATTTAAGCTATCATGATATGGCAGTACTTTCAAAGTTTGGAACTAAAGTTTTGCATCCTGCTACGATCATTCCATGTAAGCGAATGAATATTCCCATATTAATCAAATGTACTTTTAATTATAAAGAAGGAGGAACATTAATAAAAAATAGGAAAAGTACTATAAATTATTCAATAAAGGCAATTGCATTATTACAAAATCAATTTTTGATTACTCTTAATAGAAGAAATAATTTGGTTTTAAACAAAATTTATAAGATTCTAAAAAACTATAACGTTAAAGATCAATTAACTATACAAGATAAAAAAAGTATTAATATTGTCATAGATAAAACTAAGTTTTATACATATAACACTGATATTTATACCCAAAAAAAATTCTTCAAATCATTACAACTGATTCCTCAGATAAATATAGAAAAAGATTTAGCTTTGCTTACTTTAATTGGAAAGAATTTTATCAAAATGTCTGATATATTACAAAACCTTATAAAATATATGAATTTTCCTATTCGTATCTTATATAATCAAGAAAAATTTCCTAGTATAAGTTTATTGGTACAAAGTGATTATGCGCAGATACTACTTGAACAAACCCATAAAACATTTTTTGAACTGAAAGAAGAAGAGTTATTTTCTGTAGTAAGGAGCAATAATGGAGATATCGATATTTAA
- a CDS encoding transposase — MRKSNIIDYKNPTQNLVTDVLSEFLRESAQKMLQLAIEEEVQNFISSYQDKLLTNGSKQVVRNGYLPERNIQTGIGEVAVKVPRVRDRGKEDIKFSSNLIPQYMRRTVTIDVLLPLLYLKGISTTDFADSFEPILGSKPKNLSPNVISRLKSEWYDQYLLWQRRDLTKKKYVYFWVDGIYLQARMESEKNCILVIIGVDEYGKKELVAIDDGFREI; from the coding sequence ATGAGAAAGAGTAATATAATTGATTATAAAAATCCAACACAAAATTTAGTAACAGATGTATTAAGTGAGTTTTTAAGGGAGTCAGCTCAAAAAATGTTGCAACTAGCTATAGAGGAAGAGGTACAAAATTTTATATCATCCTACCAAGATAAGTTACTTACTAATGGGAGTAAACAAGTCGTCCGCAATGGCTACTTACCTGAGCGCAACATACAAACCGGTATAGGAGAGGTAGCAGTAAAAGTACCACGGGTAAGAGATAGAGGTAAAGAGGATATAAAATTCTCTTCTAATCTGATTCCGCAATACATGAGGCGTACGGTTACTATAGATGTTCTATTACCGCTACTTTATTTAAAGGGAATATCTACTACAGATTTTGCTGATAGCTTTGAACCTATATTGGGTAGCAAGCCAAAGAACTTATCACCTAATGTAATATCCAGGCTAAAATCTGAGTGGTATGATCAATATTTGTTATGGCAAAGACGAGATTTAACAAAGAAGAAATATGTCTACTTCTGGGTTGATGGTATTTATTTACAGGCAAGAATGGAATCGGAGAAGAACTGTATTTTGGTAATAATTGGTGTTGATGAATACGGAAAAAAGGAATTGGTCGCTATAGATGATGGTTTTAGAGAAATATAG
- a CDS encoding transposase: protein MLILEQIMEIKVLYKQGKSLRTIAGEVGVSVNTVRKYLKHDGTPKYKVRTPLVTKLAPYKEYLSNRIKSAHPLPLPGTVLFQEIKDQGYKGGITQLRDYLRSIKPVAEPGKLIRFETPPGKQMQVDWVEFRKGKNPLSAFVATLGFSRASYVEFVSNEKLPTLIECHKRAFDYFGGVPEEVLYDNMKTVILDRDSYGVGMHRFNKGMLDFAGHYCFRLKVCRPYRAKTKLNNYYY, encoded by the coding sequence ATGTTAATACTGGAGCAAATAATGGAGATAAAAGTTTTGTATAAACAGGGTAAAAGCTTAAGAACAATAGCAGGAGAAGTTGGCGTATCAGTAAATACGGTACGTAAATATTTAAAACATGACGGTACACCTAAATACAAGGTAAGGACACCTTTGGTAACAAAGCTTGCCCCATATAAGGAATATCTGAGTAACAGGATAAAATCAGCCCATCCTTTGCCTCTACCCGGAACCGTACTGTTTCAGGAGATAAAGGATCAGGGTTATAAAGGCGGAATAACACAGCTCAGGGATTACCTGAGAAGCATAAAGCCGGTAGCTGAGCCTGGGAAGCTCATAAGGTTTGAGACGCCTCCTGGCAAACAGATGCAGGTTGACTGGGTTGAATTCCGTAAAGGGAAGAACCCTTTATCAGCTTTTGTAGCCACTCTAGGATTTAGCCGGGCAAGCTATGTAGAATTTGTGAGTAATGAGAAGCTGCCAACCCTGATAGAATGTCATAAAAGGGCATTTGATTATTTTGGGGGAGTACCCGAAGAAGTGCTTTACGATAACATGAAGACGGTCATACTGGACAGGGATAGCTACGGTGTCGGTATGCACCGCTTTAATAAAGGCATGCTGGATTTTGCAGGACATTACTGTTTTCGTCTAAAAGTATGCAGACCTTACAGAGCAAAAACCAAACTCAATAATTATTACTACTAA
- a CDS encoding transposase: MGSKPKNLSPNVISRLKSEWYDQYLLWQRRDLTKKKYVYFWVDGIYLQARMESEKNCILVIIGVDEYGKKELVAIDDGFRESKESWQGLLLDIKSRGLIHSPALAVGDGALGFWGALTEEYPTTVHQRCWVHKTSNILNKLPKSQQAKAKQMIHNIYMASSREEAESSWKKFILAYSAKYPKATECLLKNEKELLAFYDFPGEHWIHLRTTNPIESTFATVKHRTRKSRNCFSRNTIIAATYKLFLEAEKRWKPLRGKNRIAQVINMEKFIDGIHVSEISNDNLNEKKYVA, encoded by the coding sequence TTGGGTAGCAAGCCAAAGAACTTATCACCTAATGTAATATCCAGGCTAAAATCTGAGTGGTATGATCAATATTTGTTATGGCAAAGACGAGATTTAACAAAGAAGAAATATGTCTACTTCTGGGTTGATGGTATTTATTTACAGGCAAGAATGGAATCGGAGAAGAACTGTATTTTGGTAATAATTGGTGTTGATGAATACGGAAAAAAGGAATTGGTCGCTATAGATGATGGTTTTAGAGAAAGCAAGGAAAGCTGGCAAGGATTATTACTCGACATAAAAAGCAGAGGTCTGATACACTCTCCTGCCTTAGCTGTTGGAGATGGAGCACTTGGTTTTTGGGGAGCTCTGACAGAAGAATATCCTACTACGGTACATCAGCGCTGTTGGGTACATAAGACTTCTAATATTTTGAATAAGTTACCAAAATCTCAGCAAGCTAAAGCCAAGCAAATGATACATAATATTTATATGGCTAGTTCTAGAGAAGAAGCTGAATCCAGTTGGAAAAAATTTATCTTGGCTTATTCTGCTAAATATCCTAAGGCTACAGAATGCTTATTGAAAAATGAAAAAGAGTTATTAGCTTTTTACGATTTTCCAGGGGAGCACTGGATACATTTGCGGACAACTAATCCTATTGAATCTACCTTTGCTACGGTTAAGCATAGAACTAGAAAATCTAGGAATTGTTTTTCGAGAAATACTATTATTGCTGCTACCTATAAATTATTCCTTGAAGCAGAAAAAAGGTGGAAACCTTTACGAGGTAAAAACCGCATTGCCCAAGTTATTAATATGGAAAAATTTATAGATGGAATTCATGTAAGTGAAATTAGTAACGATAACTTAAATGAGAAAAAATATGTTGCCTAA
- a CDS encoding transposase, which translates to MSKKAKQYSATEKTKIVIEAIKAEMTIAQISSKYGVHATQIQAWKKRGIENLVSGFQVKPATKDPDNQDLIKQLYEQIGQLSVERDWLKKKSTLFGLGN; encoded by the coding sequence ATGTCTAAAAAAGCGAAGCAATATAGTGCGACGGAAAAAACAAAAATTGTTATAGAAGCAATAAAAGCTGAAATGACAATAGCACAAATAAGCAGTAAGTACGGGGTTCATGCAACTCAAATACAAGCATGGAAAAAAAGAGGTATAGAAAATTTAGTTAGTGGTTTTCAAGTTAAGCCGGCAACAAAAGATCCAGACAATCAAGATTTGATAAAACAATTATATGAACAAATAGGACAGTTAAGCGTTGAGCGTGACTGGCTGAAAAAA